The genomic region CGACAGGCTCAGTGCTACAAACTGCTGACCAAGAAGAAATACTCTTGAGCCTCACTTGGACAGGCTCAGTGCTGCAGACTGCTAAAAAGGAATGTTTGCTTGTGAGGGTGTTACCCTGAGTCAATCGAAGGCTGGATTATAATAACGCTATTGCCATCCTGAGCCTGTCGAAGGATGAGCAAAATATAGAATATCTAAATCAGAACCAAACATATAACACCTTCATGATCACTAGCGGGAGCAGTCGAAGACTGGAACAAAGTGAGCCCGCACAATTGAAACCGCACTTCGACAGGCTCAGTGCTGCAGACTGCTAAAAAGGAATGTTTGCTTGTGAGAGTGTTACCCTGAGCCAATCGAAAGCTGGATTATAACAATGCTATTGCCATCCTGAGCCTGTCGAAGGATGAGCAAATAATATACTAGGCTTAATTAGAACCAAACATAAAACCCTTGCATAATAACCAGTATGAAGAGCTACTCCATAGTTGAATCTATCAAGAACATAACTAATTAAACCACACCTGGACAGTCTCAGTGCTGCAGACTGCTTACGAATATAGTTCCTGGAGAATTATCTGAAGTGATGTTTGAAAAGTGCCGCAATTTTTGAAAGAACACTCTCCAGCAGACGTTTCAGTAACCCCTTAATAGCAAGAGATTTTAAAAAGATTTCAAATTTCTACTAATATAATTTTTAGTAATTTTAACAAACAAATCATCAGTATGAAACGCTTTGCGATTGAAATAAAATGGGGAATAATCTTTAGTGTAGTATCCTTATTATGGATGTATCTGGAAAAGGCTTTGGGCTGGCATGATGAACTTATCGCCAAACATGCGATCTACACTAATTTCTTTGGAATTGTAGCGATCGTAATTTACGTATTGGCGTTGCTGGATAAAAGAAAGAATTTCTTTGAAGGCAAAATGAACTGGTCTCAGGGATTCATATCTGGAATTGTAGTAAGCATCGTCGTAGCCATCCTAACTCCGCTGGCACAGTATATCACACACACTTTTGTTACACCGGATTACTTTCCTAATATCATAGATCATGCTGTTGAAAGAGGCAGTATGACTCGTGAAGCTGCGGAAGAATATTTTAATCTTACTTCCTATATCCTTCAGTCGTTCTTCTTTGCGCTGGTCGTTGGAGTGGTGACCTCAGCCATTGTTGCACTTTTCGTTCGAAAAAAATAGTTTAATTAGCATACAGTTCCGAAGAGAGTCTTCTAAATTTTCAGCAGTAGATTAGGATCAGGACAATTCTGCAAATAATCTTCAAGCTCTTCTTTTCGAACCACCCCTGGATAATCTGCTAACTTGCCCTCCATATCTTTGATGACCTGAAAATGCAAATGTGGTGCATAATCACCATTTTCAGCATAATCTCCGAGTTCAGCAATTTTATCTCCTTTTTTGAATTGCATTCCTGTTTCCAAATTATCCAGTGAGGCGCGGGATAAGTGTCCGTACAAGGTGAAAAACGACTGACGATCAAAATGATGCTCTAAAATT from Christiangramia sp. OXR-203 harbors:
- a CDS encoding DUF4199 domain-containing protein gives rise to the protein MKRFAIEIKWGIIFSVVSLLWMYLEKALGWHDELIAKHAIYTNFFGIVAIVIYVLALLDKRKNFFEGKMNWSQGFISGIVVSIVVAILTPLAQYITHTFVTPDYFPNIIDHAVERGSMTREAAEEYFNLTSYILQSFFFALVVGVVTSAIVALFVRKK